The Thunnus thynnus chromosome 24, fThuThy2.1, whole genome shotgun sequence genome window below encodes:
- the LOC137176948 gene encoding complement C1q-like protein 2: MVLLALAVAVPLLLLRTSGASAHYYEMMGTCRMVCDPYSPKPGGATAMKVIQNVNGVEPQPPMAQGSRGEPGRPGKPGPRGPPGEPGPPGPRGPPGERGGDSKLGFPALTGAAGGDNGEAEGVNSSNSFRIAFYVGLKNPHEGYEVLKFDDVITNLGNHYDSSTGKFTCHVSGIYFFTYHVLMRGGDGTSMWADLCKNGQVRASAIAQDADQNYDYASNSAVMHLDSGDEVYVKLDGGKAHGGNNNKYSTFSGFILYPD; encoded by the exons ATGGTTTTGCTGGCTCTGGCCGTCGCTGTTCCCTTACTGCTGCTGCGCACCTCAGGAGCCTCGGCTCATTACTACGAGATGATGGGCACCTGTCGGATGGTTTGCGACCCGTACAGTCCCAAACCGGGAGGCGCCACCGCCATGAAGGTGATCCAGAACGTGAACGGTGTCGAACCGCAGCCCCCGATGGCGCAAGGGAGCCGCGGGGAGCCGGGGCGACCGGGTAAACCGGGACCTAGGGGCCCGCCGGGAGAACCAGGACCCCCGGGTCCGAGGGGGCCACCGGGAGAGCGCGGCGGCGACAGCAAACTCGGCTTCCCTGCATTAACCGGAGCTGCGGGGGGTGACAACGGAGAAGCAGAAGGTGTGAACTCCTCCAACAGTTTCAGGATCGCTTTTTACGTCGGTCTGAAGAATCCACACGAGGGATATGAGGTGTTAAAGTTTGACGACGTGATTACAAACTTGGGGAACCACTACGATTCGAGCACCGGGAAGTTCACCTGCCATGTGTCCGGGATCTATTTCTTTACCTACCATGTGCTGATGCGGGGAGGAGACGGGACCAGCATGTGGGCCGACCTGTGCAAAAACGGACAG GTTCGGGCCAGTGCCATAGCTCAGGATGCAGACCAGAACTACGACTACGCCAGCAACAGTGCCGTGATGCACTTGGACTCTGGAGACGAGGTCTATGTGAAACTGGATGGCGGCAAAGCTCATGgaggca